TACCCCAGAGCAGTCTGAATAGCTTCCCTGATCTGACGTTCAATGCCCGGTTTTATGATAAGCCTGTCGATAACAATCTCGATCGTATGACGTTTGTGTTTGCTCAGGACGATATCCTGGGTCAGATCGACTATCTCGCCGTCTATTCTTGCCCTTATGAAGCCTTCACGGCGCATCTCCTGCAATTCCTTTTTATATTCACCTTTTCGTTCCCGCACGACAGAAGCAAGTATCTGTATCCTGCTCCCTTCAGGAAGGGACATTACCGACGCAAGAATGCTCTCGGAGTCCTGCTTGGTAATGACGGAACCGCAATTATAGCAATACTGCTTCCCTATACGTGTAAAAAGGACGCGCATATAATCGTAGATTTCTGTTATGGTTCCCACGGTCGACCGTGGGCTTTTGTTCACAGTCTTCTGATCGATGGAAATAGAGGGGGAAAGGCCTTCGATATAATCAACGTCGGGTTTGCGAAGCTGTTCAATGAACTGTCTGGCATAGGCAGAGAGGCTTTCAACATAACGTCTCTGTCCTTCAGCATATATGGTATCAATAGCGAGGGAGGATTTTCCGGAGCCGGAAGGCCCGGTGATGACCGTGAGGGTCTCCCGGGGGATGGAGAGATCGATATTCTTGAGATTGTGTTCCCTTGCGCCCTTAATGACGATAGAATCCTGCATAGATTATCTTTTCAGTATAACATACACGCAGTTCCGGGCATTTCGTCTCTGTGAGAGAAGCCGCATGTTGACATATGTGCAATCTTTTTTCGAGCCGAGTGAATTAGTATTTTGAACGGAGAATGTTGTAATATATTTTATGAAAAAAGCAGTTGCGGTGATATTCCTCGTGCTTTTTCCGGCATTGTGCTATGCTCAGCCTTCAATCGTCTTCGAAGAAGAAGTGTTCGATGCGGGAACAGTCGAGGCCGGGAGTGCAATAGAACATATTTATGTTTTTTCGAACTCCGGGGATCAGGACCTCATTATCGATAAAATAATTCCTTCCTGAGGGTGTACCGCTGCCGTGGCCAGTTCAGGCCGGCTTACCCCTGGGGAAAAGGGACAGATTGCTGCAAAGCTTGACACAGTCGGAAGAGCCGGTTCTGTATCAAAGAGTATCCGGGTTTTTTCGAACGACCCCCTGAGGCCTTCTGTTTCACTGCTGCTCAAAGCGTTCATAAGGCAGTGAAACGTTACACTGTATCTTTTTTTCTTGTCCTTGTGCTCGCCGTTGTGTGCTGTCCGTTTCTCAGTGCATTGACCAAATCCGACCCCTACCTGTCCAGTCGCCGCGCCATGATAAGGAATGACATCGGAGGCAGGGGGATAAAGGATCAAAAGGTTCTTGAAGCCATGGAAAAAGTGCCACGTCACCTTTTCGTACCTGAGAAACTCAGGCAGAAGGCTTATGCGGATCACCCGCTCCCGATCGGTGAGGGGCAGACGATATCACAGCCGTATGTGGTAGCCCTGATGACAGAGGCGCTTCAGGTAAAAAAGGATGACAGGATACTAGAAATAGGCACTGGCTCAGGCTATCAGGCAGCGGTGCTTGCGGTACTGGCAAAAGAGGTATTCAGCATCGAAATACGGGGATCTCTTGCCCGGTCGGCAACAAAACTGCTCAGGGATATCGGCTATCTGAATGTAAAAGTGAAACATGCTGACGGCTATTTCGGATGGGAAGAATATGCGCCCTACGATGCGATTATCATCACTGCTGCAGCAAACCACATACCGCCGCCGCTGATCAGGCAGCTGAAGGAAGGCGGAACGCTTATTCTCCCTCTCGGAAGTACGGTATATTATCAGACTCTGACGATCGCGAGGAAGAAAAAAGGCGAACTTGTATTGGAACAGATGGGCCCAGTTGCGTTTGTCCCAATGACAGGGGAGGTTGCAAAGAGGAGATAACGGAACATTTCTCACAGACATCAGCCGGTTTTTTTCAGAAACATCCTCAGCATAAGAAATGCAGCTGCATATGACAAGGCCCCTGTCAGGATGACGATTTTAAAC
The window above is part of the Nitrospirota bacterium genome. Proteins encoded here:
- a CDS encoding DUF1573 domain-containing protein, with product MKKAVAVIFLVLFPALCYAQPSIVFEEEVFDAGTVEAGSAIEHIYVFSNSGDQDLIIDKIIPSUGCTAAVASSGRLTPGEKGQIAAKLDTVGRAGSVSKSIRVFSNDPLRPSVSLLLKAFIRQ
- a CDS encoding protein-L-isoaspartate(D-aspartate) O-methyltransferase, with the protein product MKRYTVSFFLVLVLAVVCCPFLSALTKSDPYLSSRRAMIRNDIGGRGIKDQKVLEAMEKVPRHLFVPEKLRQKAYADHPLPIGEGQTISQPYVVALMTEALQVKKDDRILEIGTGSGYQAAVLAVLAKEVFSIEIRGSLARSATKLLRDIGYLNVKVKHADGYFGWEEYAPYDAIIITAAANHIPPPLIRQLKEGGTLILPLGSTVYYQTLTIARKKKGELVLEQMGPVAFVPMTGEVAKRR